The Candidatus Bathyarchaeota archaeon genomic interval GCGGAAGCCGAAGTCGACGAGGTTCTTTTTGCGGCTGTAGTCGCCGTTGTACATGCCTCGGGCTTGGGGGATGGTTTGGTGGCTTTCGTCGATGATTAGGAGGTAGTCTTTGGGGAAGTAATCTATCAGCGTGAAGGGTGGCACTCCGGGTCGGCGTCCGTCGAAGTGGCGGCTATAATTTTCCATCCCCCCGCAGAAGCCGACTTCCCGAATCATTTCAAGGTCATAGTTAGTGCGTTGCTTAAGCCTCTGCGCTTCCAGCGGCGGCAACTCCTGCAACCGCGTCTCAAGCTCCTGCTGGATATGTTCCAGTGCCAGCTTCTGTTTCTCTTCGGGCACCACATACTGCCGCGCGGGGTAGAGGGTGAGGCGGTCTACGCTGTTTTTGACGTCGCCTGTTAAGGTGTGGACTTCTTTGATTTTGCTGATGGTGTTGGCTGCGAATTCGACTCGTATGATGTCGTTTTCGTAGGATGGCACAACGTCGATTGTGTCGCCTCGGACGCGAAACCTGCCGGGCTCAAGCACCATGTCGTTGCGTTCGTATTGCATGTCTACGAGTTGGCGGATGAGTTCTTGGCGTGTTAAGGGTGCGCCGACTTCGAGTTTGATGGACATGGTGCGGAAATCGTCGGGGTTGCCTAAGCTGTAAATGCAGCTAATCGAAGCCACAATGATTGTGTCGTCGCGGCTAACTATGCTTGACACGGCGTGCATGCGCATCTTTTCGATTTCATCGTTTACCGTGGAGTCCTTCTCAATGTACATATCCTGCGCGGGCAGGTACGATTCAGGCTGATAGTAATCGTAAAAGGAGATGAAGAATTCAACTCTGTTGTGTGGGAAGAGTTCTTTGAGTTCGCCATAAAGCTGCGCCGCCAAGGTTTTGTTGTGTGCCAAAATAAGGGTGGGTCTTTGCAGTTTTTGGATGACGTTTGCCATAACGAAGGTTTTCCCTGAACCCGTGATGCCTAGAAGCGTCTGTTTGTCTTTTGTGGTGAAGTTGTGGGTTAATTTCTCGACGGCTTCCGCTTGTCCTGGCGAGATTTTATATGGCGAGATAAGTTCAAACTGCAATTTGCTTCCCTACAAACTTCAAAATGACCCCTCAATTTGGATTAATAAGTTTTGTCTAGCAACAACGCAAAATCAGGGTTATGCAGTTTTGAGGAGAAAACGCTCTTCGGCGGGTAATGATAGCATGCGGACCTACCTCTCCCTTATTTTAAACTATAAATCAGCTTAAGATTCTGCAGGTTTTTCTGTCCCAAAAAAAGGGTAAGGTATAGTCAAATGGATGGTTGGGGTTTGTGTGTTTGGTTTTTTTGGTAAAGCACCAGACCCACACCCACAGCGAACCCTGCTCCTAGCACAGCAAAGACGCAGAGGGTAAACGTTAACTCTGAACCGCTCGGCGTTTCGTTTACTTTAGTCAAGATGTCGTTTGGAGTGGATAGGACATAGTTGTCTGCAGATTTCATCGGGATTGGGACGGGTTTTGTGAGGGGATAGCGGTCGGTGTTGTTAGCATAGATTGTGTAGGGGGTGTCGCTTATGCCGTTGTGGTCTTGGTCGCTAGGGGCATAGTCTATCCAGTAGTTGCCTTCAGCGCCGTAGTCGTAGTAGTTGGTGGATAGGGGTGGTGGAGGGAAAAAGTTGACGCCGCTGACATATGCCGCTAACAACTGCACCTTGCCTGAACCAACCGTTGCAGTTGTGGACAAAGTGGAGGTGCCGTTTTCTCCAGCGTCCACGACTTGGCGGTCGTTGTGGAGGAAATTGTTGCGGTAAATCGTGTTATATGAAGACGAAGAAAAGTAAAGCGCCATCCTGTTGCCCTCGAAGGTGTTTTGGGTTATGGTGCTGCCTGAACTCTCCGAGAAAGAGATTGCCACGCCATTGTTTTGGAAGGTGTTGTCTTTGATGGTTGTGGCTCCTTGGATGGTTAAGGCGTTGGCGTTGTCGGTAAATGTGTTTGTTGCTATCAAGTTGCCTTCTGAAGGTGTAAGCCCAATTTGGCCTACAGCTTGGCTGTTGCCTGTGAAGGTGTTGCCTGCTATGACGTTACTATCTGAGTTGGTTAATGTTAATCCGCGTGTTCTGGTGTTGGCGATGGTGTTGTCCACGATGCGGTTGTCCGAGGAATTGGTTAGGCGTATGCCGATTGCGGAGCCATCGATGTTGCTGTTGAGGATGTTTATGTTTGTGCAGGCTACGAGTTCTATGCCTGCGGTGCTGGGGTCAGAAAGGAAGACATTGCTTATGGTGACGTTGTGAGTTGAGAAGAGGTTAATGGATTTGGGGCTGGTGTCTTGGATGATGATGTTTTGGCAATTAGCCAAAACGATTGTGTCGCCATCAGTGGGCACCACTTGGTCTTGGATGTTGGTAAAGTAATAGATTGGTTTCCCGTCTACCGTGTTGGAGGTGTCAAGGTCGTTTAGGTAGGCACCGCCCGATAAGCCGCCGACGCCAAAGTCACAGTTGACTAAACGGTTATCCCGAAATAGACAGTCATCAGCTTGGCTCAAATCAATGCCTAAGACACCATCGGTTAGAACGTTATTGGTTATGGTGTTGCCGCTGGTTGACTGCAGGGATAATCCGTAGAAAAAGTTGGTCAGAACATTGTTTTTGACGACTATGCCCTGAGAGTGAAGGAAGTTTATGCCAATGGGACCAAACATAATCCCTTCGGGCGTTCCTGTTAAGATGTTTGACTCGATTACACAGTCAGATGCATTAGTTAAGTCCACCATGTAGCCGCCATCAAGTTTCACTTGAGCATTCCGCAGGGTTACTCCTTGTCTTCCCTCAAGAACGATACCCCGACCATATCGACCCGTAACTGTGAAACCTGCCCCATCAATCACGATGTCGTCTTTTTCCACGTAGAGGGGACCCAAAAAGTCATCCGTGAACATGTAGGTTTCTCCGTCTTGGCGGATGTTGCTGGTGCCTTGGATGGAGCCATCTTCTTTTATGTAGATGCCGCCTTGATTGCGTTGCGCCTCAGTTAAAGAGGCAAAGGGGCTAATCAGAGATAGGCACAGAACAATCAGTATGAGACCTATGAGACCGTGGAGTTTCATGATTTAGGGTCTGTTAAGACGAGATTTATGGGTTTCAGTCAAGGTTTCTTGACTAAAAATCGGTTTTGCTCATTTTGGTTTAGTCAAATTTTCTTGACTAACAAAAGAAAACATCAAAATAGAGTGTGGAGAGTTTATTCGACAGTTAATTTGCCGAATTTTCCAACGTTAAGTTGGATTTCGCTCTTGAAGCTGGTAATGTAGCCGTTTTCGATTTTAATTTTGTCGCCTACATTCACCAAGTCAATCTGCTCGTTCCATAATGTCAATTTTATGCTACCTGTTTCGTCGGCGACGACTGCGTCAACTATTCG includes:
- the uvrB gene encoding excinuclease ABC subunit UvrB; this translates as MQFELISPYKISPGQAEAVEKLTHNFTTKDKQTLLGITGSGKTFVMANVIQKLQRPTLILAHNKTLAAQLYGELKELFPHNRVEFFISFYDYYQPESYLPAQDMYIEKDSTVNDEIEKMRMHAVSSIVSRDDTIIVASISCIYSLGNPDDFRTMSIKLEVGAPLTRQELIRQLVDMQYERNDMVLEPGRFRVRGDTIDVVPSYENDIIRVEFAANTISKIKEVHTLTGDVKNSVDRLTLYPARQYVVPEEKQKLALEHIQQELETRLQELPPLEAQRLKQRTNYDLEMIREVGFCGGMENYSRHFDGRRPGVPPFTLIDYFPKDYLLIIDESHQTIPQARGMYNGDYSRKKNLVDFGFRLPSALDNRPLRFEEFEEKMGRVLFTSATPAEYELEKSGAPVELITRPTGLLDPEVEMRPIEGQMRDLMKEAKTTIARGDRVLVTTLTKRMAEDLADYLVKEGFRVRYMHSEIESLDRIELVRQLRVGEFDILVGINLLREGLDIPEVATIFILDADKEGFLRDERSLIQTIGRAARNVNGKVILYADNQTQSIKKAMETTWYRRNFQKRYNQQHGITPKTIIKGVSHKEGVIKGTKHLPKSDMRRQIIELDAKMREAAEKLDFEKAIQYRDAIAELNRALAKKEENGAVHAEI
- a CDS encoding right-handed parallel beta-helix repeat-containing protein — translated: MKLHGLIGLILIVLCLSLISPFASLTEAQRNQGGIYIKEDGSIQGTSNIRQDGETYMFTDDFLGPLYVEKDDIVIDGAGFTVTGRYGRGIVLEGRQGVTLRNAQVKLDGGYMVDLTNASDCVIESNILTGTPEGIMFGPIGINFLHSQGIVVKNNVLTNFFYGLSLQSTSGNTITNNVLTDGVLGIDLSQADDCLFRDNRLVNCDFGVGGLSGGAYLNDLDTSNTVDGKPIYYFTNIQDQVVPTDGDTIVLANCQNIIIQDTSPKSINLFSTHNVTISNVFLSDPSTAGIELVACTNINILNSNIDGSAIGIRLTNSSDNRIVDNTIANTRTRGLTLTNSDSNVIAGNTFTGNSQAVGQIGLTPSEGNLIATNTFTDNANALTIQGATTIKDNTFQNNGVAISFSESSGSTITQNTFEGNRMALYFSSSSYNTIYRNNFLHNDRQVVDAGENGTSTLSTTATVGSGKVQLLAAYVSGVNFFPPPPLSTNYYDYGAEGNYWIDYAPSDQDHNGISDTPYTIYANNTDRYPLTKPVPIPMKSADNYVLSTPNDILTKVNETPSGSELTFTLCVFAVLGAGFAVGVGLVLYQKNQTHKPQPSI
- a CDS encoding OB-fold nucleic acid binding domain-containing protein, with the translated sequence MVAIKDLQDGMKRVSVEAQVVEKGDAREVKSRYKDETYRIVDAVVADETGSIKLTLWNEQIDLVNVGDKIKIENGYITSFKSEIQLNVGKFGKLTVE